One stretch of Streptomyces sp. MMBL 11-1 DNA includes these proteins:
- a CDS encoding NCS2 family permease has translation MHPSTTSPPTDAKPNGSGGAVDRFFRISERGSTYLQEIRGGFATFFTMAYILVLNPIILGGAEDKFGKQLDNVQLVTATALVAAVMTLIMGVGGNLPLALAAGLGINAVVAYQIAPLMSWDDAMGLIVLEGLLICVLVVTGLREAIMHAIPQPLKQAISVGIGLFIAFIGFVDAGFVTRIPDAANSTVPVQLGTGTLTGWPMLVFCLGVLLTIVLVARKVKGAILISIVLMTVVAIVINEVARIKSWGLTSPSMPENPVAAPDFGLLGQFDLFGSFGQVSVLTVVLLVFTLILSDFFDTMGTVVGVTAEAGLLDERGQVPGLGRVLLIDGAAAVAGGAASSSSATTYIESAAGVGEGARTGFANMVTGGLFALALFLTPVLTIVPLQAAAPALVVVGFLMMTQVKHIDWDRYDVAIPAFLTIVVMPFTYSITNGIGAGFVSYVVIKACLGKAREVHWLLWGTAALFLVYFVIDPLEQILGLK, from the coding sequence ATGCACCCCAGTACGACCAGCCCGCCTACCGACGCGAAGCCCAACGGGTCGGGGGGCGCCGTCGACCGGTTCTTCCGCATCAGCGAACGCGGTTCGACCTACCTCCAGGAGATACGCGGCGGATTCGCCACGTTCTTCACGATGGCGTACATCCTTGTGCTCAACCCGATCATTCTCGGCGGGGCGGAGGACAAGTTCGGAAAGCAGCTGGACAACGTGCAGTTGGTCACCGCCACCGCCCTGGTCGCCGCGGTGATGACGCTGATCATGGGTGTGGGCGGCAATCTGCCGCTGGCCCTGGCGGCGGGTCTGGGCATCAACGCCGTCGTCGCCTACCAGATCGCTCCCCTGATGAGCTGGGACGACGCGATGGGCCTCATCGTGCTGGAAGGGCTGCTGATCTGCGTTCTGGTGGTGACCGGGCTGCGCGAGGCGATCATGCACGCCATTCCGCAGCCCCTCAAACAGGCCATCAGCGTCGGCATCGGTCTGTTCATCGCCTTCATCGGCTTCGTGGACGCCGGGTTCGTCACCCGCATCCCCGACGCCGCCAACTCCACCGTGCCCGTCCAGCTCGGCACCGGCACGCTCACCGGCTGGCCGATGCTCGTCTTCTGCCTCGGCGTGCTCCTGACGATCGTGCTGGTCGCCCGGAAGGTCAAGGGCGCGATCCTCATCAGCATCGTCCTCATGACCGTCGTCGCCATCGTCATCAACGAGGTCGCCCGTATCAAGTCCTGGGGCCTGACCTCGCCCTCGATGCCCGAAAACCCGGTCGCCGCACCCGACTTCGGGCTGCTGGGCCAGTTCGACCTGTTCGGATCGTTCGGCCAGGTCAGCGTGTTGACGGTCGTCCTGCTCGTCTTCACCCTCATCCTGTCCGACTTCTTCGACACGATGGGCACGGTCGTGGGCGTCACGGCGGAGGCCGGGCTCCTCGACGAGCGGGGTCAGGTGCCCGGACTCGGCCGCGTCCTGCTCATCGACGGTGCGGCAGCCGTCGCCGGTGGCGCCGCGTCCTCGTCGTCGGCCACCACCTACATCGAGTCGGCGGCGGGTGTCGGCGAAGGGGCCCGCACCGGCTTCGCCAACATGGTCACCGGCGGCCTGTTCGCGCTCGCCCTCTTCCTCACGCCCGTCCTGACGATCGTGCCTCTCCAGGCGGCGGCGCCCGCCCTCGTCGTGGTCGGGTTCCTGATGATGACCCAGGTCAAGCACATCGACTGGGACCGCTACGACGTCGCCATCCCGGCCTTCCTCACCATCGTCGTCATGCCGTTCACCTACTCCATCACCAACGGCATCGGCGCCGGCTTCGTCTCCTACGTGGTGATCAAGGCCTGCCTGGGCAAGGCACGCGAAGTCCACTGGCTGCTGTGGGGCACCGCCGCGCTCTTCCTGGTCTACTTCGTCATCGACCCGCTGGAGCAGATCCTCGGTCTCAAGTAG
- a CDS encoding VOC family protein, whose product MRISPEMITIDCADPQTLAAWWAEALGVQETQDYDAFVVLAATPLVLGFQRVPEPKAAKNRVHVDFASPDRSADVERLAKLGATVVGEQSMEGMSWTVLRDPEGNEFCLSDAGSH is encoded by the coding sequence ATGCGGATCTCACCGGAAATGATCACGATCGACTGTGCCGACCCCCAGACCCTGGCCGCCTGGTGGGCCGAGGCGCTGGGGGTCCAGGAGACGCAGGATTACGACGCGTTCGTCGTCCTCGCGGCGACCCCGCTGGTCCTCGGCTTCCAGCGGGTGCCCGAGCCCAAGGCCGCCAAGAACCGGGTGCACGTCGACTTCGCGTCGCCCGACCGCTCGGCCGACGTGGAGCGCCTGGCGAAGCTGGGCGCGACCGTCGTCGGCGAGCAGTCGATGGAGGGGATGTCCTGGACGGTGCTCAGGGACCCGGAGGGCAACGAGTTCTGCCTCTCCGACGCCGGGAGCCACTGA
- a CDS encoding mycothiol-dependent nitroreductase Rv2466c family protein has translation MPENTPANGKTPVDFWFDPLCPWAWMTSRWMLEVEKVRDVEVRWHVMSLAVLNENKLDELPEEYREMLEKQAWGPARVVIAAQQEHGDAVLGPLYTALGTRFHNNGEGPTREAMAAALEDVGLPAGLADHADSDRYDTELRASHKEGIDKVGQDVGTPVIAVPGADGEQIAFFGPVVTPAPKGEEAAKLWDGTLLVASIPGFYEIKRTRTQGPIFD, from the coding sequence ATGCCCGAGAACACTCCGGCCAACGGCAAGACCCCGGTCGACTTCTGGTTCGACCCGCTCTGCCCCTGGGCGTGGATGACCTCGCGCTGGATGCTGGAAGTGGAGAAGGTTCGTGACGTCGAGGTCCGCTGGCACGTGATGAGCCTGGCCGTCCTGAACGAGAACAAGCTGGACGAGCTGCCCGAGGAGTACCGCGAGATGCTGGAGAAGCAGGCGTGGGGCCCGGCCCGGGTCGTCATCGCCGCCCAGCAGGAGCACGGCGACGCGGTCCTCGGCCCCCTCTACACCGCGCTCGGCACCCGCTTCCACAACAACGGCGAGGGCCCCACCCGCGAGGCCATGGCCGCCGCGCTGGAGGACGTCGGCCTGCCCGCCGGCCTGGCGGACCACGCCGACTCCGACCGGTACGACACCGAGCTGCGCGCCTCCCACAAGGAAGGCATCGACAAGGTCGGCCAGGACGTCGGCACCCCGGTCATCGCCGTTCCCGGCGCGGACGGCGAGCAGATCGCCTTCTTCGGCCCGGTCGTCACCCCCGCCCCCAAGGGCGAGGAGGCGGCGAAGCTCTGGGACGGCACGCTGCTGGTCGCCTCCATCCCGGGCTTCTACGAGATCAAGCGGACCCGGACGCAGGGCCCGATCTTCGACTGA
- the pepN gene encoding aminopeptidase N codes for MPGENLSRDEAQKRAELLTVDGYEVELDLRSAVGEPEGADGGDGGSGPRTFRSLTTIRFRSARAGASTFADLVAPGVDAVTLNGTALDPAVVFDGTRVALDGLVEGENTLVVDARCAYSRTGEGMHRFVDPEDGEVYLYTQYEPADARRVFANFEQPDLKAPYRFRVTAPADWRVWSNGAEESQKDGVWTFAETKPISTYITAVVAGPYHYVSDHYSRTFDDGTTLEIPLGAMCRKGLAKHFDADDVFLVTKQGLDFFHDHFDYPYPFGKYDQAFVPEYNLGAMENPGMVTFREEYIYRGKVTSAAYERRANVILHEMAHMWFGDLVTMEWWDDLWLKESFADFMGSFSMVEATRFTNGWITFANNRKAWAYRADQLPSTHPITADIRDLEDAKLNFDGITYAKGASVLKQLVAYVGRDAFLEGARRYFKSHAYGNTRLGDLLSVLAETSGRDMTAWSRSWLQTAGVNVLTPVPAYDADGRLAELAVVQEAAASHPELRPHRVAVGLYRRTPEGELTRYARAEVDVAGERSVVEALAGAERPDLILVNDDDLTYCKVRFDEGSLATLRDHLGEITDPLARALCWSALWNLTRDALMPARDFVALVLAHAGRESDIGVLQMLHSWAQSALVNYAAPGWREEGGRALADGALRELRAAEPGSQHQLTWARFFAAVASSEADFQLLGGLLEGTARIDGLDVDQELRWSFLSPLASHGVANEAAIDAELARDDTASGKRHHVRCLASRPSEAVKAQAWAAVVESDKLSNALVEATITGFGQPSQRELLSPYASRYFEVIERIWAERSIQIGMHVVRGMFPGLQDSPATLAATDTWLGEHEDAAPALRRLVLEARDDLARALRGQECDRAAGA; via the coding sequence GTGCCCGGTGAAAACCTGTCCCGCGACGAGGCCCAGAAGAGGGCCGAGCTGCTGACCGTCGACGGATACGAGGTCGAGCTCGACCTGCGGTCCGCCGTCGGCGAGCCCGAGGGGGCCGACGGGGGCGACGGGGGGTCCGGCCCCCGGACCTTCCGTTCGCTGACCACGATCCGGTTCCGCTCAGCCCGCGCGGGCGCCTCGACCTTCGCCGACCTGGTGGCCCCGGGTGTGGACGCGGTCACGCTGAACGGGACGGCACTCGACCCGGCCGTCGTGTTCGACGGGACGCGGGTGGCGCTGGACGGGCTCGTCGAGGGCGAGAACACGCTCGTGGTCGACGCCCGCTGCGCGTACAGCAGGACCGGCGAGGGCATGCACCGCTTCGTCGACCCGGAGGACGGCGAGGTCTACCTCTACACGCAGTACGAGCCCGCCGACGCCCGCCGCGTCTTCGCCAACTTCGAGCAGCCCGACCTCAAGGCCCCCTACCGCTTCCGGGTGACCGCCCCCGCCGACTGGCGGGTCTGGTCCAACGGGGCCGAGGAGTCGCAGAAGGACGGGGTGTGGACCTTCGCCGAGACGAAGCCGATCTCCACGTACATCACGGCCGTCGTCGCCGGCCCGTACCACTACGTGAGTGACCACTACAGCCGTACGTTCGACGACGGCACCACGCTGGAGATCCCGCTCGGCGCGATGTGCCGCAAGGGGCTCGCCAAGCACTTCGACGCGGACGACGTCTTCCTGGTCACCAAGCAGGGCCTCGACTTCTTCCACGACCACTTCGACTACCCGTACCCCTTCGGCAAGTACGACCAGGCGTTCGTGCCCGAGTACAACCTCGGAGCCATGGAGAACCCGGGCATGGTCACCTTCCGCGAGGAGTACATCTACCGCGGCAAGGTCACCTCGGCGGCCTACGAGCGGCGTGCCAACGTCATCCTGCACGAGATGGCGCACATGTGGTTCGGCGACCTGGTCACCATGGAGTGGTGGGACGACCTGTGGCTGAAGGAGTCCTTCGCGGACTTCATGGGCTCCTTCTCGATGGTCGAGGCGACCCGCTTCACCAACGGCTGGATCACCTTCGCCAACAACCGCAAGGCGTGGGCCTACCGCGCCGACCAGCTGCCCTCCACGCACCCCATCACGGCGGACATCCGTGACCTGGAGGACGCCAAGCTGAACTTCGACGGGATCACGTACGCCAAGGGCGCCTCCGTGCTCAAGCAGCTGGTGGCGTACGTGGGGCGCGACGCGTTCCTCGAAGGCGCCCGGCGCTACTTCAAGAGCCACGCCTACGGCAACACGCGCCTGGGCGACCTGCTGTCGGTGCTGGCCGAGACGTCCGGCCGCGACATGACGGCCTGGTCGCGCTCCTGGCTCCAGACGGCGGGCGTCAACGTGCTCACCCCCGTGCCGGCGTACGACGCGGACGGGAGGCTGGCCGAGCTGGCCGTCGTCCAGGAGGCCGCCGCCTCGCACCCGGAGCTGCGCCCGCACCGCGTCGCGGTCGGCCTGTACCGGCGTACGCCGGAGGGCGAGCTGACGCGTTACGCGCGCGCCGAGGTGGACGTGGCCGGTGAACGGAGTGTGGTGGAGGCCCTGGCCGGCGCCGAGCGGCCCGATCTGATCCTGGTCAACGACGACGACCTCACGTACTGCAAGGTCCGCTTCGACGAGGGCTCGCTGGCGACGCTGCGCGACCACCTGGGCGAGATCACGGACCCGCTGGCCCGCGCCCTGTGCTGGTCGGCCCTGTGGAACCTGACCCGGGACGCGCTGATGCCGGCCCGCGACTTCGTCGCGCTGGTGCTGGCGCACGCCGGGCGCGAGAGCGACATCGGCGTCCTCCAGATGCTGCACTCCTGGGCGCAGTCGGCGCTGGTCAACTACGCCGCCCCCGGCTGGCGCGAGGAGGGTGGCCGGGCGCTGGCCGACGGCGCGCTGCGCGAGCTGCGGGCCGCCGAGCCGGGCAGCCAGCACCAGCTGACCTGGGCCCGCTTCTTCGCGGCGGTCGCCTCGTCCGAGGCGGACTTCCAGCTGCTGGGCGGGCTGCTGGAGGGCACGGCCCGGATCGACGGTCTCGACGTCGACCAGGAGCTGCGCTGGTCCTTCCTCTCCCCGCTGGCCTCGCACGGGGTGGCGAACGAGGCTGCGATCGACGCCGAACTCGCCCGCGACGACACGGCCTCCGGCAAGCGCCACCACGTACGCTGCCTGGCCTCCCGTCCCTCGGAGGCGGTCAAGGCGCAGGCGTGGGCGGCGGTCGTGGAGTCGGACAAGCTGTCCAACGCGCTGGTCGAGGCGACGATCACCGGATTCGGGCAGCCCTCCCAGCGGGAGCTGCTCTCCCCGTACGCGAGCCGCTACTTCGAGGTGATCGAGCGGATCTGGGCGGAGCGGTCCATCCAGATCGGCATGCACGTGGTGCGGGGCATGTTCCCCGGACTCCAGGACAGTCCCGCGACCCTCGCGGCGACCGACACGTGGCTGGGCGAGCACGAGGACGCCGCCCCGGCGCTGCGGCGACTGGTGCTGGAGGCCCGGGACGATCTCGCGCGGGCGCTGCGCGGCCAGGAGTGCGACCGGGCCGCCGGGGCCTGA